caccttaaaataCTTTTAACAAGAGTAGGATCTTCATAAATAGAGAAGGAGATTCCTCTAATTTCCTCCTcccacacaatttaaaaaatactattaacccgcacatttctgtttttcaggtaTATTGTTATTGACCTCTATGTGAATGAATCATATTCTTCTCGGAATCTATTGTTTCCAGTGTAACTGCAGGCAATGTAGCTCTAAGTGCAAAAGAAGAATGCAATAGTGATTCTTATAAGACCATGTATTGGTCACCTCCAGTGTAACACAGATCCACTTCCAAGTAACGGGATAACCTGGTTTTCAAGTATCTGAGTGACTGCCAGTGCCCTGCTCTTTTCTAGCTCCTGAAGCCGAGTGAACGAGCAGTGAGGTGGAGCCCTTCAGGCTGCTTGGCTCTGAAGAACTGGGGACCTGCAAGCTGTTGCTCTGGACCAGGCCAGCTGCAGTAACATCACTTTTTGGAGTTACCCTAAGTGGAAGAAGGAAAGTTGACACACATACATACCAAAGCACGAATGTGACGCCAGATGTCCTGATAATTGCTATCCACTTTTCATGAGTTTTACTCCCAACCAGTGTCCACTTTTATCAAAGGATAATTCACTAAAACTCTTTATGTATACACGAATACCTcgaaacacaaataattgattttcaaatacattttttgataACGTTTGTCAAGCACCACCCATGCATAGGCTGAGCATGGTGTCTCATGGGGAATACAATTAATGAGCCAGGATTCCTGCCCTCGGCTTGGCaaactttttattgatttctcaCCATGGATCAGACACCGTGTAAGCTATTGggaacacaaagataaataacacCTCAACTCTCCCTTTCAGGAGTTTATAAATCTCCTTTCAAAAGCATGTATCTAATTACAATCCAGGTATGCAAAAGCTGcgagagaaacacagagaaggtGCACTTAGCCTAGTTTGGGAGGGTGAGGTAAGACAAACCATGGTAACTGAAAGTAGTTAGTTGTCAGCATTCTGGTTAACTTGATGTTTACTTGTGTTTGGATCACCTATGACTATTTGGAAATACTCATTAAAGACAATGTCAACATCCTTTCATGTTCAGAAAGTAAAAACATAATCATCTTTGTGAAAATGGACAAATACCTTTTAGATGCTACTGTAATGCAGTACTAATGAGAACTTAGCCTATATTTCAGATGAATCTTAAACATTTACCTAAATATACGTGCAACCATAGAAATAAACACTAGTGTTCTACGGTACTTGAACAGCATACATGAAGGCTCTTCTCAAAGCTAAGAATTAAACTACGAAACAGCATATTTATAGGTTGAACTTAAACTCCTTAAATCCAAACTCCTTTGGATTAAGTGTATAAACCTGTCATCTCATAGAATGCCTTATTTCCAACGTGTTATGCTTTAGTAAAAAATGTACAATGCAGTATTCAGGACAGTCTGGATTGAAGATAAAATCAAAGCTTACCTTCCTTCACTCCGCCCACTTTCAGATACACTGCTCTTGTCCTTCACATCGCCTGCCCGGCCCTTCCGGTCCGCCTGTTCCCCACAGAGTTTGGAGCTGGATACTGCTGGTGAGGCAGGTTCCCCACAGACCTGTTCTCTTGACTTGGGGGTGCTCATTCCGTCTTCTCTCACTTCCCTCACTGACGTTTCTGGAGAGGTTTGGATTTCTGGCAAAGTGTCTTGTCCTAAGTAATCGTGGTTAGTGATTGCTACAGCAGATGTGCCATGATTTGCCGAAGCTCCCGTGCTGGTTCCCATGGATTTGGAAATGACCTTCAGCTTATGTGAACTTGGTTTATAGTGCTTCTTTTTGTGTTTAACTTTAGAATTGTGCTTTAAGAAAAACTCACACGACTCCTGTAGTACTCTTCGACTTTCACTGATTGGACTGtaagaaaatcaaaggaaaggACTTACTTGgtaaatattaagtattatagTAGAAGCCATAAAGCATATCACCTATCTTGTGCTAAAAATCCTTATTCAATAAAGTTAGAAATTCTTTAAGAGTTATGTTTTTTATAAAGTCTGGGATTATAACTACTTTGAGATATAAGTAGATTGCCATAAAGTGAAATCTTTTGTGCATACACTGTTAGTTGCTTTTGTCAGCACAATTAGAATGGTAAAGAATTAAATAGGCAAAATCAAAGGATGAGGGCAAGGAAACGAAACCAACATAAAGTAGGGGATTACCCGTATGTGTatcatatataagtatataaaagtAAACCagaagagagaggacacaaaATATAATTAGTGGTCTGCTTAAATTCAATTGTTTTCTTTCCAACATTAAAGTTAGCCAGTTATACTGAAGTTGGTGTGGGTATGTAAATATGGGATAGACATATAATAATAGTGTAAAAAATGTAAAGTCCAGTTAAATGCAATTCTTCAGACTTCAAAAACTTATTTCTGAAAAGGTCTACAGTTCTgaaatttttatcacaaaaaagTTCATTAATCAAACCAGTGGGAAACAGTTTAAAAAACTCCATTTTATACTGTTGATAGTACATGGCATACAGTGTATGTAAATAACTAACATGAACTATTTACTTATAAATGTAAATCTACTATATTGTCATAAAATACTCCATAAGTTTGAATTTTTACCATCTTAGGCaaggcaaataaatgaaattttgagTCAACACTTGTGTgtaataaagtttaaaagtagTAACTAATGATAACACATCACATCTGAATCATACTTTATACATTTCCttacatatatttgatcccatttaattttttatcattgctaagacagaataaaatgattaaaagcaCTACACCCAAAATAATGAATcgaatgaaaacaataacaataatggaTATATTATAAGCCATGGAAAGAATATGTACATTTTACAAATCTTCCATTCCACAGAATAGTGTATGTCAAAGGCTATTAAATGCATGCCAAAATAAAGCATCTCTCTCCATGAAAAAGATTTCCAAACTTGAAAAAACAGTCAATATAATAAACGGTATGATTTGAATAGTTTCTTTATGTttgatctatttattttaaaacaatgtcagATAATTCAATAGGTTCTTACTCTCTCTTGCGATTTCGTTTAAAAAACCCAGCCCATTCTGTGCATGTCTTTTTGCTTCCAACCCAGAAGACGGCAGAGATGCCAACAATTAATGTCATCAgatattttatcataaataaagCCAATTCTGGTCGACTTTCTGTTTTTGCCtataaaaaacagtaataaaatttcAGTGATACATTCAAAGTGGAGAGAAGTCTACACAGTCAATGTAAAActtgaacaaaaatataaattttcagtctgttttattataaaatgtttggtataacataatataatgaaTAGTGCTTTAAGTTTAATACATTCCTTACCTAAGTTCCGAACAAAGAACCTTTATATGTGTGTCAAGATATATagctagaaaaggaaaaacacgTAAATATATTTAGGAAGCATGTCCTTCCTAATCTTGGCTTGATTTCCTGACCTTGTTCCCCTAGAAATACAGAAGCCTCTCATAATTGCCAAATATTTGCCtctaaatatttatctattttatttcactttaatctaccacaaaaaaacacatttagaCTCATTATTACAACATACTATTTTAGAGTCTTCACACATTGTTTACGTTTATGTTATAAAAACTTGGTTCGTTAGAGCAAAATAAGTATCAGAATAATgtgaaaatttcataaaatttattcatACTTTTCTTTCAAGCATAAACtttcaagtattattttttaaatgttacccAAATGTCAAAATACTATacattctgtattatttcttgcttttttcacttactaatatTACTTGGAGACCATTCTATATCAATAAAAACAGGggtcatcatttatttttaaaggctattCCACTGTGTAGATGAACCATGATTTATTCAACTACCCCTattaatggatatttaggttgtctTCAACTTACTGCCATTgcaaacaatgttgcaatgagtATCTTTGTATGTATGTAATCACTCACATTTGTGAGCATATCCATCAATAAATTCCCGTAAGGGCAGGATCAAAGAGTATGTgcattttagaattattattattatttttaagattttaaatttatttgttaagTGTGCTCCAACTCAaggagttgtttcaatctagttgtggagggcacagcccaccggcccatgtggggatcgaactggcaactttgttgttaagagcaccttgctctaaccaactgagctaacgggctGCCCCCgagtatgtgcattttaaataatgctgtcAAATTGCTTTCCACAGAAGTTTGAACTAATTGAATAGCAAAGTCTGAAGTCTGAGAATGCATATTTTGCCAGTTCTACCAACATAGTGGCTATAAAACCTTTAGATGTTTGCCATGTCATAAGtagaatataattttgttataattttaatttgcatctcttaCAACATTTTTTACATTAAgctttttgattttcattttctgtaaatgcTCTTCacaatcttttttcatttttatatctgattgttggttttttttcttactgatctATAGAAACTCTTTATAAGTTAAGGAAATTAGCCATTCAACTAGGATATGATGTGTGAATAAATTTTCCCAGTTGGTTTTCTGACTTTGATTATGAtgggggttttttgtgtgtgtttttgtttttgccatgcagaatcttaaaacaaacaaacaaaaaaattattttacttagtcAAATTTagtaatcttttcttttatagttcCTGAATTTTATATCATTCTCATAAAGTCTGCCTCCACTTTAAGTttagaattttctcattttatcttctaatactttatagtttctttctttacatgaaacataatttttaaaaatcatagaccTTTAACTTTGTGGGcaataatagttgtttttttctcccagttttccCAAAATACTGAAGAATATAGGAGACATTCAACATATCAGGATCACTTTAAGACACAGCTCCGttattaaatatatagtaaaaacaGCCTATTTGTAAAAACAGATAACTGACTACGGACAGTATGTAAGGTAAGTAAAACTATTATTACAGTATGTAAGGTAAGTAAAACTATTATCCACACACATCAGTATATAAACTAGGTTCCACTATGTTAAAATGTAGTCACTTTctagaatataaattattatgtaaaatacTTCAGCCCACACATTGCTTGATTTGATGCACTCTGATGATAGCACTCACATCAATATAATtagttaatatatacatatattcaagaaaaatgtataagatctattaaaaacaacaaaaaattctattaaaaaaaaacctcaactaaaatgcttttaaaatgttctattttaaaaaaatgttctatttttagggatttacttttttaatcttaaaaacagcaCCTTTATACTAATCGTATTAATAAATGTCAAAGACATATGAAACACATTTTGTTTCAATTGTGCTTTTCAGTTAAGAAATGACAGGATGGTTTAGGTAAAAATCAAGTTCTGTTTTTATAAGCAAATACTCTgcaaaaaattataagataacACGATCAAATTAAATATACCCAAATAAGGTTTTCCTCTACTaactaaagaatttaaaacaactcCCAATTCAGCAGAAGTtacttctctttttctgcctACTACAGGACCTACTCTTGTGACTCTTTTCTTCATTACTATTAATCTGCCTTTGCAAcccaatgtaatttttaaaagaatagctAACGGAGCCACTTTACTATTGTAACTGAAACTAAAAAACTTTGACAATTATCCCAGTTTCACCTGATACATTGGGAATCATTCCTATGTCCATTGGATTTCTCACCTGAAATCTAATTTTATGTTCATGACTAATTCAAGTTACTTTCAGGGAATATTTTCTAAGTTAATATTAAATCATGAAACAATACAAATGATAGCTTTTACCTGATAAGGACATGGGATGTGGTACTGACGACAATGGTCAGAGACCCAAGTTATCTCCCAGGTAATCCTATTTACTTGCTCATAGACGTAACACCCAAGAAGTGTCACTAATGGCACGAGATACAGGCCACTGAAGACTCCAATTCGAATCATAAATTTCTTTAGTTTCTCTTGGTTCCGGCCATCATGTTGTATAACTTGTCGAACGTGATTTAAGGAAATAATGCCAGCTAAAAGAAGAGACAGCCCGACAAACACACAAAAGCACAATGGCAAGAGTACAAAGTAACGAGAAGCATCCAAGTCATAAAGGCCGACAAAGCAAACTCCACTAATGTTGTCTCCCTCCACTTTGTTCATAGCAAGAAGCATAACAGTCAGAAAACCTGGTATTCCCCATGCAACAGCATGAAACCACACTGCTTTTTGTTCAATGGCTTCACAACTCCACTTTCTTCCTGCAGCTAAGAACCAAGTAATGGTAAGAATCACCCACCACACAGTGCCAGCCAttgtgaaaaaatacaaaaacataaacaaaacggTACAAGCCTTATTTTGAGAGCCTAGAACAACTGTATCACCAACTTCTAGCTTCTCATCTGCCTTATTGCAGGCTGTGCTATTACCTAGCAAGAATCCAATAAAGTACATGAGAGATACGATGCTGTAACAGACAGAGTAATATATAATTGGTCTCTCTGGGTATCTGAATCTTTTAACATCAATTAAAAAAGTAAGGAATGTGAACAGAGTTGCACAAAGACAAAATATTGAAactattccaataaaactttttgCAAACTCTAGCTcatcacttttaaaatacatgttggGGCATGGAGGCGCACATTGGTCAATTCCCAGAAACTTATAGCCTTGTCCCCCTGAAGTCTTAAGATGCCTTGGACACCAAATTCCAATGTCTCTTTggatttgttctgttttcttctgaggaccaagaaattgtgtgtgtggaTCAAAAGTTACAGGAACAGTCTCATCACAGTATTGTAATCTGtaaagattataaaaatgaaatatataaggTCGACATTTTTACTGAGTCATTATTTTAATGCTATGCTTTCcaactataaaatatttcctcatGTATTCATAACTAATAGGGAGACATACAAACCTAAATGGATTACAGGTTAGAGTTGGGTAGAAAGTTTTGAAGTTGACTAAAAACTTATGGTTGCTTATAAGGCTCCAAAacactaaaatatgtatttaatacaaggcaagtgaacataaaaattctcttacttagaaaacaatgaataattttaaaataatttcttctctcaagactataaaggaaaaaaattatcttgactGGTACTCTCCAGACAAAAAAGGTGTTAGCTTGTCTGTTTATAAACATAAGAAATGTAAGTCTtggggaaattaatttttattatctaatgCCCATGAGCAAAGTAGATAAACCACATGGTAAAGTGATGACCAAAATAACATCCTTTCCTGGATTATAGGGTAAAGTTCAAGAGATATTTAAGTTCTTAAAGAAGGGCAAGAAGATCCTCAAGAGGCAGGCTGAGGACCAGCTTAACTCACATCAccgttttgttttggtttggctATTAGCCTCCCTTGTTTATGCATCACCTGAGTGGTACACAGGAGAATTTGTTCAGTGCAGAGCTTTATCACTGAGTTGAGTGTCTACATACCAGTATTATTCTGGAGAATCCACATGGTTTAAAAATTAGTGTGGGTTTTAAtgagaaagcattttaaatatactttagataagaatagaaaataataaaacatacgCCCATAAAAAACACTCATGTATCTACCAGCTTTTCCAAATTTAATATTATGTCAGTTTtgctttatatcttttaaaataaagcaatgtaaCATTATAGATATTGCTGGGACCCCTTTCTGGTTctattctctttcctctccccagaAATATTCATTATTACAAGGTCAGTTCTTATTCTCTTCATGTATTTTTAGTATTCtcattatgttattttctaaCTATAATGGTAAATAGTTGTTTCTCTggttttgaactttatgtaaatgacATCATGCTGTATATATCACACTATAACTTCCTTTTTTTACTTAACACTATAATTTTTAGATTTATCCATATTGACAGATGTGGGTCAACTGCATTCATTTTATCAATTGTATGGTAGTATTCTTGAGTGTAAGTCCATCACAATGTAAGTAATCATTTTTACAATAGACTTTTAAtctttttcccattaaaaatatcaggaatgctatttttttttatttgtgatttcttATTTGTGTAGAAGTTTCTATGCAAGGGGATTTCCTAGGATATAGGGTATGAGCATCTTCATCTTTACtacatacagttgacccttaaacaacctGGGTTTGAACCACATGGGTCTacttacacatggatttttttcaacaaatactgtacatgtattttcttaataacattttcttttctgtagcttaTTTTATTGTCAGAATAtagtatgtaatacatattacaaaatatgtattaactgACTGTTTATCtcattggtaaggcttctggtcaacagtaggccaTATTAGTATTacgtttttggggagtcaaaagttatatgcagattttcggagacatgggggggggggtcagtgACCCTAACCTGATgcattgttcaaaggtcaactgtattacTCAATTGTTCTTGAAAATGACTATGCATCTACCAGAAGTGTATGAGTTCCAAAAAGGTTCTAGTTTCTTCAgtttacagataaataaacataAAGGTAGCCAGCTTCCTTCCCAGATTTATTATGTGAGGTCTCATTATGTCAGTAGAATATTTCAAATTACAAGCTCCCAATGTCTAGAGAATAGGAGACAAAGTAATTGATCAAGAGTACTGTGCAATAGGGTCAGTGAATTGATAATAAGGTTCCTGTCCCAGTTATGGTCAAAGGCACCATTACATGTTCTCATTGACGACACACCTCTCCTTTGTTAGAGCTCGCATAGTTGTATATTTGCATTTACTTgtataattatttgaatatttttcattccttccaCCCCATTGTAAGTTCCCTGGGAACCAAGTCTGTTTTTGCTCACCACTCTATCCACAACACGTATCACCACAGTGCCTGGCGTatattaagtgtgcaataaacatttattgaattaaataatgaaaGCCTGTCACTAACATTCTGGAAAGCTAACAccaatataaaatatcattagtAGCTTTTAGTCGGAAATGTCATTTACCTGTCACATTTTAGTTCCTCGGGCCATTGGATCCCAAAAGTGTCAATTAATTTTTTGCAGTCAGAATATACTTTTTCACAAAATTTACGACAAGGTGGAACTACATGGATTTGCTCTGTGCAGGTTGGTACAAAAGCTTTGCAAAGGAAAGTTTCAACATTTGGTGAACATTCCAGATttgcaagaggaagaaaaagctattaagaaatacaagataaggttagaaaacattttaataacaaatgagagaaatttacttatttgctgtctaaagtgtatatacattttaacttaTACTCCAAAAGAATCTTTAAGTATCACTCTCCATACAATCAAATTTTGTTTAGTCCGCTAGAGATCATTTTGTTAAAATCTGTTAGACTTAGGTACTTTCacacacaatgcagtattattattttattcaattatacatttttcaaGAAGACAGGCTAAATCAGCAAATCAAAAGCATGAGTTAATTGCTAGgtaaaataagttatataaatgctcAATTTATAAGTAATGTTGAAATACCTTAACACTATTCTGGGCATTCTGGAGAAGAAGGCAATGTttggggcagagggaacagacaAAGGTGCGAAGATCACGAGACCATGGTGCATTCAGGGCAAAACGTCCAGTGTGACTAGAATATAGGTCAAAGAGGTGGAGTCAGGGACAGACtagagagagaggagactggAGAGGTACGCCGGACCTGATCGTGGGGAGCACAAACGGCACGCTAAGTTgcttggattttaaaataaagaaatgggataCTATTGGAGAGTTTTAAGCAGGAAGTGAGGCTAGAGTCTGACAGCTGAGTGTGAATCCTAGGTCCACACTTACTGGCTATGTAACTTTGGCAAgctatttaacttctctgtcttaagtttctacatctgtaaaacgGCAATAATAATCGTACGTATCTATCTCGTAAGATTACTATGAATACTAAGTTAATAAATgtcagtactcaataaatgttagttattgtgATGATTATACTTTAGAGTACAGGGATGGGTTCTGGATAAACAtggtataccatgtttcccagaaaataagacctggccggaccatcagctctaatgcgtcttttggagcaaaaattaatataagacccggtcctattttaatataatataagactgggtaatataatataatataattaatacaatacaatacaatataatataataccggatctgatataatataatacaatataataccgggtcttatattgatttttgctctaaaagatgcattagagctgatggtccggctaggtcttattttcaaggaaacacggtattgacCACATATGTTTTTCATTCCCTTATTTCCTCACTAAAAtgacaatgaaggaaaaaaaggtattACTCCATTAGTAAATGAACAGGATAGATTACATTAGTGTATTTGAGTTTTCCAAAGAACAAAAACGAAACATCCAAAAAGAAAGTCCCAAAACTTTTGAGTGACAGAAAGCTATTGGGGAGTGAGAGGTGACTTAATTGGACGTGGAGGTGGATTACAAAGGAGGAGTGGAGGGAGAATGAGCTCATTTGCCCTAAAGAATCTGAAAGTCTCAGTTCTTTTAGGCACCAAGCAGCATAAAAGGCTAAAACTGGGGGATGTTTACAGATCAATTTCTCTCTATATTATCACTGCACCGGCACCCTAGGCAGCCAGATGACCACCAAATCCTACCAGAGTTGTTTCCAGCAGAAATGAAGCTTGGGATATCAGGCACAGAGGCGGGCAGAGATACAGTGCAGTGAGAAGAGGTTGAGCTGGGTAACAGTCTATCTAGGAAAAGTGACGCTCTCACTTTCCTTTGCCTGCTCTGTTCCTAAAAGGTTGGAAGACAGGCATATACCACCATCCCCAATCTTTGAAAAAACTCAAGTCTTGGGGGGAAAGACCTCTACATATTTGACAATGAAAAAGCTTGAGTTTACATTACTATGAAGCCCACCAGTAACAAGCCCCACTTATGCACACGAAGCTTTTCAATGCTCCACACAAATACAAATAGGCGGCCAAGGAGCATCAGGCATTTGAAGGAAGTCTTATGCAAGACAGAGACAAAAACAAGcaagcagagaaaacagagattatgcagcaaacagaagaaaacaaaacaaaataaatcacaaaacaaacaaaaacattaatatcTTTAATGAGAAGCTATTGCACCCATTAAAAAAGAATAGGATGCtgtggaaaattaaaatagtaagaCAGCTGAAATACAAAACTCTATAGAAGGATTAGAAGATAAAGCTgagggaagaaatggacaatCAGAGAGAAAATCCTCCCAATCAGAAGATCAGTCTAAGTGTACAACACCTGACTAAGTGGGTTTCAGAAAGAAACAACAGGGAAAATACAGATGGGGTGATAATCAAATAAAGAACATAAGAACATTTCTCAAAACAGAAGGATACTAgtcttcaaaatgaaaaggctGTCATCACACTTTGCAATCCtactactaaaatatttttgggCTAAAACTCCAGTCAATTGCTCTTTTACAGGGATCTCTCACATTCTCCTGTCTTTTCAAACCTCCAATTCCACACCCTATCCTCTCAGTTGATGATTTTGTTCCTAGttcactgagaaaacaaaacaatcagaTAATTTCCCTATCTTCTAACTAAATATACCAACATACCTACAACTTGTCTACATTCTCTGCCTTCTCTATTTCAATGGATGAACAATTCGAACTAATCAACCAAGTCCTCCATTTGTACACTGCAACCTCCCCACTTGACGAGCCAAGGACTTTGCTTCTGCAATTGTCTACTTTTCTTGCAATAATTTCCCCACTCTATCTACAGTGATTCCTCCATCAGATAAACTTGCtctattatttctctctctctctctccctctctctctctcacacacacacacacacacacacactcacaccccaaATAGTATCTTTCCTTGACTCCATATCACAATCCCCATCCAACCATTGTTCTATTTTCCTATTCCTTTATGGAAAAATCCTCAAAATAGTTGTCTATACTCACTTTCTCCAATTCCATTCTTCCCATTCCCTCTTGAACACACTCTCCAATCAGGTTTTGTTTGTCCCCACACTCCAATGAAAACTGCTTGTCAAAGTCACCATAAACTCCACCTTGTCAAATTTAATGGTAAATTCTGAGTCCCTCATCCTACtcaaattttaatgacatttgaCATAGTGGATCCTGCCCTCCTCccaagatatatgtatatatattttttacttggCTTCTAGGATATCTATTGCCCTGGATTTCTATCTATCTCACTGGCTGTTCATTTTCTGATCTGCTTCCGTTTCCCAATTCTAAATATTGAATTGCCCCAGAATGCAATCATCAGACCTCTTCCCAATCTATGCTCACTCCTCAGGAGAAACTCATCCAGAACCATGGTATTAAATACCAACCATACATGAATTCCCAAATTTATTTCTGGTCCCCATATCTCCTGTAAACCCTAGACTTTGGAAGTCGGGAATTGGAATGCCAGATTATGTGATATTTTGAGCATCTCGGAAAATTGCTGCTAGGTGTCTGACAAGTCTGTTAGGATATCTGAAAAAAGTTACCAACAGGTacatagaaaacaaagcaaatgggGAAAAATGCAACGACTCCATTAACTATGGGAGTGGGTAATGCGTTAAAGAAATTAATGTAATCAAAGTATACTTCTTGACTTTATAGTGTACGATATTTAATACTCCTAGTAATGTTAGCACTGACTATTGATTTAACCAAAAATTGTATTAGGTTGGGAGgagaaataaaagtggtgaagtaagagaaataaattatcaactaccataatagaaaataaacagatacTATCTGAAGTCCTGAACTGATGAATCAATAAATTAACAGACTAAACATACTAGTTagagtacagtaagtcctcacttaacgtcgtCGATAGGTtttgtgactttaagtgaaacaacgtAAAACCAATTTTTATCACtggctaattgacataaacaagacaggttcctatggcatctcatcaacataaCGAAACAATGTTGAACAAAACTACGTTATTCAAGGAATTGATATTTCTTACTGTATAGCCTACATATCAGAAGAACACGTAAAAGAGTTCAAAGTGGCTTTCTTTGGGGAATGGGAGTGGAGAAGGGTAGGCtgctatttttctcttaaaagcttttaataTAGAGGGTTTTTCAGCTTTATTCAGGTATAAATGACATACGATAAACTGAACATgtataaagtgtacaatttgatgggTTTTGAAAGCATTATCACAACCAAGGTAACAAATACATCCATCATCACCAAGTTTCTTCTTGCCCCTTAATaatccctcccttctctctttcctctcacacCTCACCCCCAGTAACCCCCCACCCCGGCAACCACTCACTTTTCTGTCACTATACAGTggtattttctggaattttacatacataaaatCATGGAGTATGtcct
Above is a window of Rhinolophus sinicus isolate RSC01 linkage group LG12, ASM3656204v1, whole genome shotgun sequence DNA encoding:
- the FZD6 gene encoding frizzled-6 isoform X1, whose translation is MEMFPFLWTCVFLPLIRGHSLFTCEPIIVPRCMKMAYNMTFFPNLMGHYDQSTAAVEMELFLPLANLECSPNVETFLCKAFVPTCTEQIHVVPPCRKFCEKVYSDCKKLIDTFGIQWPEELKCDRLQYCDETVPVTFDPHTQFLGPQKKTEQIQRDIGIWCPRHLKTSGGQGYKFLGIDQCAPPCPNMYFKSDELEFAKSFIGIVSIFCLCATLFTFLTFLIDVKRFRYPERPIIYYSVCYSIVSLMYFIGFLLGNSTACNKADEKLEVGDTVVLGSQNKACTVLFMFLYFFTMAGTVWWVILTITWFLAAGRKWSCEAIEQKAVWFHAVAWGIPGFLTVMLLAMNKVEGDNISGVCFVGLYDLDASRYFVLLPLCFCVFVGLSLLLAGIISLNHVRQVIQHDGRNQEKLKKFMIRIGVFSGLYLVPLVTLLGCYVYEQVNRITWEITWVSDHCRQYHIPCPYQAKTESRPELALFMIKYLMTLIVGISAVFWVGSKKTCTEWAGFFKRNRKRDPISESRRVLQESCEFFLKHNSKVKHKKKHYKPSSHKLKVISKSMGTSTGASANHGTSAVAITNHDYLGQDTLPEIQTSPETSVREVREDGMSTPKSREQVCGEPASPAVSSSKLCGEQADRKGRAGDVKDKSSVSESGRSEGRVTPKSDVTAAGLVQSNSLQVPSSSEPSSLKGSTSLLVHSASGARKEQGTGSHSDT
- the FZD6 gene encoding frizzled-6 isoform X2; translated protein: MKEARQKKDILHDFIHTGRFALNAPWSRDLRTFVCSLCPKHCLLLQNAQNSVKLFLPLANLECSPNVETFLCKAFVPTCTEQIHVVPPCRKFCEKVYSDCKKLIDTFGIQWPEELKCDRLQYCDETVPVTFDPHTQFLGPQKKTEQIQRDIGIWCPRHLKTSGGQGYKFLGIDQCAPPCPNMYFKSDELEFAKSFIGIVSIFCLCATLFTFLTFLIDVKRFRYPERPIIYYSVCYSIVSLMYFIGFLLGNSTACNKADEKLEVGDTVVLGSQNKACTVLFMFLYFFTMAGTVWWVILTITWFLAAGRKWSCEAIEQKAVWFHAVAWGIPGFLTVMLLAMNKVEGDNISGVCFVGLYDLDASRYFVLLPLCFCVFVGLSLLLAGIISLNHVRQVIQHDGRNQEKLKKFMIRIGVFSGLYLVPLVTLLGCYVYEQVNRITWEITWVSDHCRQYHIPCPYQAKTESRPELALFMIKYLMTLIVGISAVFWVGSKKTCTEWAGFFKRNRKRDPISESRRVLQESCEFFLKHNSKVKHKKKHYKPSSHKLKVISKSMGTSTGASANHGTSAVAITNHDYLGQDTLPEIQTSPETSVREVREDGMSTPKSREQVCGEPASPAVSSSKLCGEQADRKGRAGDVKDKSSVSESGRSEGRVTPKSDVTAAGLVQSNSLQVPSSSEPSSLKGSTSLLVHSASGARKEQGTGSHSDT
- the FZD6 gene encoding frizzled-6 isoform X3, which produces MYFKSDELEFAKSFIGIVSIFCLCATLFTFLTFLIDVKRFRYPERPIIYYSVCYSIVSLMYFIGFLLGNSTACNKADEKLEVGDTVVLGSQNKACTVLFMFLYFFTMAGTVWWVILTITWFLAAGRKWSCEAIEQKAVWFHAVAWGIPGFLTVMLLAMNKVEGDNISGVCFVGLYDLDASRYFVLLPLCFCVFVGLSLLLAGIISLNHVRQVIQHDGRNQEKLKKFMIRIGVFSGLYLVPLVTLLGCYVYEQVNRITWEITWVSDHCRQYHIPCPYQAKTESRPELALFMIKYLMTLIVGISAVFWVGSKKTCTEWAGFFKRNRKRDPISESRRVLQESCEFFLKHNSKVKHKKKHYKPSSHKLKVISKSMGTSTGASANHGTSAVAITNHDYLGQDTLPEIQTSPETSVREVREDGMSTPKSREQVCGEPASPAVSSSKLCGEQADRKGRAGDVKDKSSVSESGRSEGRVTPKSDVTAAGLVQSNSLQVPSSSEPSSLKGSTSLLVHSASGARKEQGTGSHSDT